A stretch of the Nakaseomyces glabratus chromosome L, complete sequence genome encodes the following:
- the TPM2 gene encoding tropomyosin TPM2 (CAGL0L08338g~Putative minor isoform of tropomyosin; gene is downregulated in azole-resistant strain) yields MDKVKEKLTNLKLEAESWQEKYEELKEQMKQLEQDNIQKENEIKSLTVKNQQLDQEVEKLEDQIKETKELAEESTTLKSHNENFNKKNQMLEEELEETDRKLKETSDRLKEIELNSETLERKTAALQEERDEWEKKYEEVAAKYEDAKKELEEFANSLENL; encoded by the coding sequence ATGGATAAGGTTAAGGAGAAACTTACAAATTTGAAGCTAGAAGCTGAAAGCTGGCAAGAGAAATATGAAGAATTAAAGGAACAAATGAAACAATTGGAACAGgacaatattcaaaaagagAATGAAATCAAATCATTGACTGTTAAGAACCAACAACTAGACCAAGAAGTCGAGAAGTTGGAAGATCAGATCAAGGAAACAAAGGAACTAGCCGAAGAGTCAACTACACTTAAGTCACATAACGAAAACTTTAACAAAAAGAACCAAATgttggaagaagaattggaagaaaCTGAtaggaaattgaaagaaacatCAGATAGGTTGAAAGAAATCGAATTGAATTCTGAGACACTAGAAAGAAAGACGGCTGCGTTACAAGAAGAGAGGGATGAATGGGAGAAGAAGTATGAGGAAGTCGCTGCCAAATATGAGGACGCTAAGAAAGAGTTAGAAGAATTTGCCAACTCACTTGAAAATTTATGA
- a CDS encoding uncharacterized protein (CAGL0L08547g~Protein of unknown function), translating into MDQTLQKIKDIFFGWKKEKAVDRTSERWQKRHAVVTRHDLLNGHNDAIKRSRRSSSRSRSHPGSKSRSNSQ; encoded by the coding sequence ATGGATCAGACTTTACAGAAGATTAaggatatattttttggatggaagaaggaaaaagcTGTAGACAGGACATCGGAGAGATGGCAAAAGCGCCATGCCGTAGTCACAAGGCATGATCTACTAAATGGGCATAACGATGCGATCAAAAGATCGAGGAGATCCTCATCGCGATCACGATCGCATCCTGGCTCTAAGTCAAGATCAAATTCCCAATGA
- a CDS encoding bifunctional triacylglycerol lipase/ester hydrolase (CAGL0L08514g~Ortholog(s) have cytoplasm, lipid droplet localization) — translation MSVQGYHDSALPTCIIHIKPTVTNNDESSPLFVWIPGNPGLLEYYQEFLAKVHDKNPTWEILGISHAGTVIESSQLKKFRKNPLPIYDLKQQTQHKIDIINKINNDPNRELVIMGHSVGAYIAQHVVSSPDLVGRVSKLGLITPTIRDIHKSSHGLIFTRVFNYISNVNEYLSFISSNIFNKLIPAYWTKLLISFAMGCSFDEYHIILGTFLLLTQRETLRQVLGLAAHEMLEIRDDWAFQENLLTKCKDNGTKLWLLFSDNDHWVSQHTQAELIKFLKDRYPELLLRVDVDKDIKHSFVVKDVDLVTRRYF, via the coding sequence ATGTCAGTTCAAGGATATCATGATTCGGCATTACCTACATGTATCATTCATATAAAACCAACTGTGACTAATAATGATGAAAGTTCACCATTGTTTGTTTGGATTCCTGGTAACCCTGGATTGTTAGAGTACTATCAGGAATTTTTGGCTAAAGTTCATGATAAAAACCCTACCTGGGAGATTCTAGGCATATCTCATGCTGGTACCGTAATTGAGTCGAGCCAATTAAAGAAGTTTAGAAAGAATCCATTGCCCATTTATGACTTGAAGCAACAAACACAACATAAGATTGATATAATCAATAAGATTAACAATGATCCCAACAGGGAGCTTGTAATTATGGGGCATTCAGTGGGTGCTTATATTGCACAACATGTCGTTAGCTCGCCTGATTTAGTGGGTCGAGTCTCTAAACTTGGTCTAATAACTCCTACTATAAGAGACATACATAAATCATCGCATGGTCTGATATTCACAAGAGTTTTCAACTATATTTCCAATGTAAATGAATACTTATCATTTATCAGCTCGAATATATTTAACAAGCTTATACCAGCATATTGGACAAAGCTCTTAATTTCGTTCGCTATGGGATGTTCTTTTGATGAATATCATATTATCCTAGGTACTTTCTTGCTACTAACCCAACGGGAAACGTTACGTCAAGTGTTAGGATTGGCGGCGCATGAAATGCTAGAAATTAGAGATGATTGGGCTTTTCAAGAGAATTTACTAACTAAGTGTAAAGACAACGGTACGAAGTTGTGGTTATTGTTTAGCGATAATGACCACTGGGTCTCACAACACACTCAAGCAGAGTTGATAAAGTTTCTGAAAGACAGATATCCGGAACTATTGCTCAGAGTTGATGTGGACAAAGATATAAAGCATTCATTTGTGGTCAAAGATGTTGATCTCGTGACTAGAAGATACTTTTGA
- the URN1 gene encoding Urn1p (CAGL0L08404g~Ortholog(s) have role in mRNA cis splicing, via spliceosome and U2-type spliceosomal complex, cytosol localization), whose translation MQRSRSKLWKEYTAPNGLKYYYNTKTQETTWTKPDTEQKDETADKEIEIKPLVAFELLAGWALIIFSDGSKKYYNCNESQWSRKISHPECLKLIDLLNKDRLLLLIGIIRGYRCRTNAKDLVNEIREDIDFIREDMNAAKTSEDMKSGSTVNNLENTKNALLGYYSSDDEEEPAKRDEQAVVEEPDETNTLEVPDITQELGQDIKDSYFALFAKHELNKYSTWRIESEKVSQDPEFYKIIDDAVRENIFEEWCNAGSVESNEESGDPGDDQFEPTKYHYLSQLVANYDLKPDTIPEDIIKDKKLIKKYRIKDYTTKSEQRQFLSKMLAWYKHMSLEDRKQMFQTYIDRIPVGKYTDIDSDAQEDVESQLLELENQLGIPTSENDLEYYCIDLRSKRDILLSTIRNRVNGK comes from the coding sequence ATGCAAAGGAGCAGAAGTAAATTGTGGAAGGAGTATACTGCGCCCAATGGACTAAAGTACTACTATAACACCAAGACCCAGGAAACCACCTGGACTAAGCCCGATACGGAGCAAAAGGACGAGACTGCAGACAAAGAGATAGAAATCAAACCGTTAGTTGCCTTTGAGTTATTGGCTGGCTGGGCtcttattatattttcagATGGTTCCAAGAAATATTACAACTGCAATGAGAGCCAATGGTCCAGGAAAATAAGTCATCCCGAGTGTCTCAAGCTAATTGATTTACTTAATAAGGACAGGCTTTTGTTACTGATTGGGATTATACGAGGCTACAGGTGTCGAACCAATGCGAAAGATCTGGTTAATGAGATTCGTGAAGACATTGACTTCATTCGGGAAGATATGAATGCTGCCAAGACTTCGGAAGATATGAAGTCGGGTAGCACAGTGAACAATTTAGAGAACACTAAGAATGCCTTGTTAGGATATTATTCatctgatgatgaggaagaacCTGCAAAGCGAGACGAACAAGCAGTGGTTGAAGAGCCTGATGAAACGAATACATTAGAAGTACCGGATATCACCCAGGAACTCGGGCAAGACATAAAGGATAGCTACTTTGCTTTGTTTGCGAAACATGAATTAAACAAGTACTCTACATGGCGCATAGAAAGTGAGAAAGTATCACAAGATCCGGAGTTTTACAAAATCATAGATGATGCGGTGCGTgagaatatatttgaagaatggtGTAATGCGGGATCTGTTGAGTCTAATGAAGAAAGCGGTGATCCTGGTGATGATCAATTTGAGCCCACTAAGTATCACTACTTGTCACAGTTGGTTGCCAACTATGATCTCAAGCCGGATACGATACCAGAAGATATAATCAAGGACAAGAAGTTGATCAAGAAATATAGGATCAaggactacaccaccaaGTCTGAACAAAGACAATTCCTAAGCAAGATGTTAGCTTGGTATAAGCATATGAGTCTAGAGGACAGAAAGCAGATGTTTCAAACATATATAGATCGCATTCCAGTAGGAAAATATACGGATATAGATAGCGATGCCCAAGAGGACGTCGAGTCGCAACTGCTGGAGCTAGAGAATCAGCTTGGGATACCCACTTCAGAAAACGACCTGGAATACTATTGTATTGATCTGCGGTCCAAGCGTGACATACTGCTATCGACTATCAGGAACCGTGTCAATGGCAAATAG
- a CDS encoding uncharacterized protein (CAGL0L08481g~Protein of unknown function): MMEGYYTWRKVYDRHCREELVLLRRDIQINSEVVEAMYTTACMRLLCDYAAKKSKFEALIELASHVDGDV, encoded by the coding sequence ATGATGGAAGGGTACTATACCTGGAGAAAAGTGTACGACAGACATTGCCGGGAGGAGTTGGTCCTCCTGCGCAGAGACATCCAGATCAACAGCGAGGTGGTTGAGGCAATGTACACCACCGCTTGCATGAGACTGCTGTGCGACTATGCCGCTAAGAAGTCTAAATTCGAAGCTCTCATTGAACTTGCGTCTCACGTGGATGGTGATGTGTAG
- the TMA108 gene encoding Tma108p (CAGL0L08360g~Ortholog(s) have nascent polypeptide-associated complex binding activity, role in regulation of cytoplasmic translation, ribosome biogenesis and nascent polypeptide-associated complex, ribosome localization) produces MEEHLSMGSVFPVHYGLQIEIDPAKANFKGEEQLQLNVRNSDNINFPKQFTLHGTDLVVLSAELMDDSTGTNFDQFEITYKKEEQEIVLKYDMDNLSISNNAALKIKYIGKLNDIKTHQDKTTGVFKTNYMGGYHDDQKSNNIVISTHCQPTFARSIFPCFDELSSKTTFQLSLTSLSRFSAISNSKVLKTEERADGGQELKTTHFEKTPLLPASLFGFSIGDFRKINTVTEFDGISTEIGIYSPWRVEEATYSLDIMKKYIPLLSSYFNFSYPSSKLDIVLLPFLSDMAMENFGMISIQAAHLLISPSMLANEEVRKQLHQLVVHELVHQWIGNYISFDSWSHLWFNESFATWCSSHILEENGDLADYWNSIDYIENQLQPSIERDSDIAAQSIVEMAKHSEKSLRNVYTHEIFDAHSYNKGIALLRCFQLTVGSDMFRKAFQEIFREMKEGNEHFHKSAIKPIDIFNKIGSFLKSENIPKFYTSWTRTSGVPIVSVEELDGKTKLIQHRYIPYSHGSEADHEDIPYYVPMFSILADGSKDKKNILLTDRSLTIDNTILMLNHNGQGYFRVSYESETIYDTIVENLQNSKLDDNNLKTILIDLAYFIGDKKYQKDVHIKGLFKILSAFAANSSVIVEDYWCGLSTALDIVRRIHSTLGAAQKAKLANKIVDPLFRAMKWPQQNFATEMASMESNETKVRGDILYLLQDVKDINHGVYSLADNYFKAIMTGPASSIPIGLIGGVFLLVSKRFKNVKQWKKLFELVKSSRGIASHIFQTFDSKTHTDISVIIQNIAIENLACSRNEEIIRKVLNFVATNIESNGVSRALYGLHNIGTRSTINDNGKEVGQQVRDVAWQWLESNYDLWARKAMREGSQTAENLSKELDGIILYIFEMFRDSEGKVDKFILRKEELLGVEKIHLAQIWLTVKETTSSNKIIAGSVKALL; encoded by the coding sequence ATGGAGGAGCATTTGTCTATGGGATCGGTTTTTCCCGTACACTATGGATTGCAGATAGAAATCGACCCTGCTAAGGCTAACTTCAAAGGTGAAGAACAATTGCAATTGAATGTTAGAAACAGTGATAATATTAACTTCCCTAAACAGTTTACCTTACATGGCACAGATCTCGTTGTTCTGTCTGCTGAACTTATGGATGATTCTACTGGTACTAACtttgatcaatttgaaATTACCTACAAGAAGGAAGAACAGGAGATCGTGCTGAAATATGATATGGATAACCTATCCATCTCAAACAATGCAGCATtgaaaattaaatatatcGGTAAACTCAATGATATCAAAACTCACCAGGATAAGACTACTGGTGTATTCAAGACCAATTATATGGGGGGATATCACGATGACCAAAAGTCTAATAACATTGTCATCTCCACTCATTGTCAACCAACTTTTGCAAGAAGTATTTTTCCATGCTTTGACGAACTATCCTCAAAAACTACATTTCAGCTGAGTTTGACTTCTTTAAGTCGGTTTAGTGCAATCTCTAACAGCAAAGTCTTGAAGACAGAGGAAAGAGCCGATGGTGGCCAGGAATTGAAAACGACCCATTTTGAAAAGACACCATTACTTCCAGCATCTCTTTTTGGATTTTCTATTGGTGATTTTAGAAAAATCAATACTGTTACTGAGTTTGATGGGATTTCTACTGAAATTGGTATATATTCACCATGGAGAGTAGAGGAGGCCACATACTCATTAGatataatgaagaaatacATCCCATTACTGAGCagttattttaatttttcttaCCCCTCTTCCAAATTAGATATTGTGCTGCTACCATTTCTATCCGATATGGCGATGGAAAATTTTGGTATGATTTCAATACAGGCAGCACATCTATTGATATCACCTTCTATGCTAGCCAACGAAGAAGTTCGAAAGCAGCTACATCAATTGGTTGTACATGAATTAGTTCATCAGTGGATCGGTAACTATATATCTTTTGACTCATGGTCACATCTGTGGTTCAATGAATCTTTTGCTACATGGTGCTCATCGCATATATTGGAAGAAAATGGAGATTTAGCAGATTATTGGAACTCCATTGATTATATCGAAAACCAATTGCAACCTTCAATTGAAAGAGACTCTGATATTGCGGCCCAGAGTATTGTGGAGATGGCAAAGCATTCTGAGAAAAGTTTAAGAAATGTATACACCCATGAAATTTTTGATGCACACTCATATAATAAAGGAATTGCATTATTAAGATGTTTTCAGTTAACTGTGGGTTCAGATATGTTCAGAAAGGCCTTCCAAGAAATTTTTCGTGAGATGAAGGAAGGAAATGAGCATTTCCATAAAAGTGCCATCAAACctattgatatatttaaCAAGATTGGTTCTTTTCTGAAATCTGAAAATATTCCTAAATTTTACACATCATGGACCCGTACTTCTGGTGTACCAATTGTTAGTGTTGAGGAACTTGATGGTAAGACCAAACTGATTCAACATCGTTATATTCCATATTCTCATGGTAGTGAAGCCGACCATGAAGATATTCCATACTATGTGCCTATGTTTAGCATTTTGGCCGACGGTTCaaaggataaaaaaaatattctattgACTGATAGGTCTTTAACTATAGACAATACTATCTTAATGTTAAATCACAATGGACAAGGCTACTTTCGTGTTTCATATGAATCTGAAACTATATATGATACAATAGTTGAAAATTTACAAAACTCCAAATTGGATGATAACAACCTAAAAACAATACTCATAGACCTAGCTTATTTCATTGGTGATAAAAAGTACCAAAAAGATGTCCATATTAAAGGTTTATTCAAGATTCTGTCTGCATTTGCCGCTAATTCATCAGTGATTGTAGAGGATTACTGGTGTGGTCTATCGACTGCACTTGATATAGTTCGTCGAATCCACTCCACATTGGGTGCCGCACAAAAGGCTAAATTAGCGAACAAGATAGTTGATCCTCTTTTCAGGGCAATGAAGTGGCCACAACAGAATTTTGCTACGGAAATGGCAAGCATGGAATCTAATGAGACCAAGGTCAGAGGTGATATACTATATCTACTACAAGATGTAAAGGATATAAACCATGGTGTTTACAGTCTTGCAGATAACTACTTTAAAGCTATTATGACTGGCCCTGCTTCTTCAATTCCTATTGGATTAATTGGAGGTGTTTTTTTGCTGGTATCGAAAAGGTTTAAAAATGTAAAGCAATGGAAGAAACTATTCGAACTGGTCAAGTCAAGTAGAGGAATTGCATCTCATATTTTTCAAACATTTGATTCTAAGACTCATACCGATATTTCGGTAATTATTCAGAACATTGCTATCGAAAACCTAGCATGTTCTCGTAACGAGGAAATAATACGTAAGGTATTGAATTTTGTGGCTACAAATATCGAGTCTAATGGTGTTAGCAGAGCTCTTTACGGTTTACACAATATTGGCACACGCTCTACTATTAATGATAATGGTAAAGAGGTTGGACAACAGGTTCGTGATGTTGCATGGCAATGGCTAGAATCAAACTACGACTTATGGGCTAGAAAGGCTATGCGCGAAGGTTCTCAAACTGCTGAAAATCTATCTAAAGAACTGGACGGTATTATcttgtatatatttgagATGTTTAGAGATTCTGAGGGAAAGGTTGATAAATTTATTCTTCGTAAGGAAGAATTGTTAGGTGTGGAGAAGATTCATTTAGCTCAAATTTGGCTAACTGTGAAGGAAACTACGAGCTCAAATAAAATCATAGCTGGTTCAGTGAAAGCATTGTTATAA
- the MAY24 gene encoding May24p (CAGL0L08382g~Ortholog of S. cerevisiae : MAY24, C. albicans SC5314 : C3_03530W_A, C. dubliniensis CD36 : Cd36_83540, C. parapsilosis CDC317 : CPAR2_404520 and Candida tenuis NRRL Y-1498 : CANTEDRAFT_115795), with product MKSFITSTDVPIGYKTPSFPSLYWPINDRRYDTAFLYFIEDIWKFTLYWTFIFNGAFYGGAGLYASLTHWKRGGGLWIFGIYMLYAGVQGMIIGTVMGFLIGAIYRSGLFSMSTWVPMCCAVVQILLDVTMSYSMVGSIM from the coding sequence ATGAAATCATTCATCACAAGTACTGATGTCCCAATAGGTTACAAGACACCTTCTTTCCCCTCGTTATATTGGCCCATCAACGACCGGCGCTATGACACAGCTTTTCTGTATTTCATAGAGGACATTTGGAAGTTCACATTGTACTGGACTTTCATATTTAATGGAGCATTCTACGGTGGAGCTGGTCTCTATGCAAGTTTGACCCACTGGAAACGCGGTGGAGGCCTGTGGATATTTGGCATATATATGCTATATGCGGGGGTGCAAGGAATGATAATAGGAACTGTGATGGGATTCCTAATCGGTGCAATATACAGAAGTGGACTATTTTCTATGTCTACATGGGTGCCCATGTGCTGTGCAGTGGTCCAGATATTATTGGATGTTACTATGAGTTATTCCATGGTAGGATCAATTATGTGA
- a CDS encoding uncharacterized protein (CAGL0L08492g~Ortholog(s) have cytoplasm, ribosome localization) encodes MFKFNLESITQSISEGTQSLVQQFNDPKTKLSIKAKTRFLQEAIGNERDISKLPPQYVVLEKKCDSIEKVLKRILIVTKTYEIEGYDYPPNISESLSSWWQTKEWFNISELTKNVIPKHGNVEKAGTEASKTLTDKEVSHEGPPSFASAIARAGKDSQLIFESIETKDEDEKEDIDELVKIFKIWSDCFYEISDSKTEMDQMMIKEFNVKLEDYLQKNFQKIHTLRAKVEESRLNFDTMRYEVAQTSKQTDSKELGNEDETKPSSMDANKTNTEEKEAANDKVETKEKTETNATIADETKETKDTKDSEDLKEDSKTSTDGQLLEQLEDEFVSNTTEAVEVMTEVSENSELLSLIKLFQTFQLSYHQHCVKSLEQSLKDLNAIDN; translated from the coding sequence ATGTTCAAGTTTAATTTGGAGTCGATAACGCAATCTATCTCAGAAGGTACGCAGTCTCTAGTACAGCAATTCAATGACCCCAAGACCAAACTATCGATTAAGGCCAAGACTAGGTTCTTGCAGGAGGCTATTGGCAATGAAAGGGATATCAGTAAGCTACCGCCACAGTACGTTGTGCTCGAGAAGAAGTGTGACTCTATCGAGAAAGTCTTGAAGCGAATCCTGATAGTGACAAAGACGTATGAAATTGAAGGGTATGACTATCCACCAAACATATCCGAGTCTTTGTCCAGCTGGTGGCAGACAAAAGAATGGTTCAACATAAGTGAATTGACAAAGAACGTTATTCCAAAACATGGCAATGTGGAGAAGGCTGGAACAGAAGCATCAAAAACTCTAACCGACAAAGAAGTCTCACATGAGGGTCCTCCTAGTTTTGCCTCTGCTATTGCGAGGGCAGGAAAGGATTCACAACTAATATTTGAATCTATTGAAACAAAGgacgaagatgaaaagGAGGACATTGATGAATTGGTCAAGATATTCAAGATATGGAGCGACTGCTTCTATGAGATAAGTGACAGTAAGACAGAGATGGATCAAATGATGATTAAGGAGTTTAATGTAAAACTTGAAGACTATTTGCAGAAaaatttccaaaaaatTCATACTCTTCGGGCTAAAGTAGAAGAATCAAGACTAAATTTCGACACTATGCGATATGAAGTAGCACAAACATCAAAACAGACTGATTCAAAAGAACTAGGTAATGAAGACGAAACTAAACCATCCTCGATGGATGCAAATAAGACTAAcactgaagaaaaagaagcaGCGAATGATAAGGTTgaaacaaaggaaaaaactgaaacaaATGCAACAATTGCTGATGAGACCAAGGAGACCAAGGATACCAAGGACAGTGAGGACTTGAAGGAGGATAGTAAGACTTCTACTGATGGCCAATTGCTAGAACAACTGGAAGATGAATTTGTATCTAATACTACCGAGGCTGTAGAAGTGATGACTGAGGTATCGGAGAATTCAGAATTGCTGAGCCTCATTAAGTTATTTCAAACTTTCCAATTATCTTATCATCAACATTGTGTAAAAAGTTTAGAACAGAGCCTCAAAGATTTAAATGCTATCGATAATTGA
- the NCE102 gene encoding Nce102p (CAGL0L08448g~Ortholog(s) have role in actin cytoskeleton organization, eisosome assembly, negative regulation of protein phosphorylation, negative regulation of sphingolipid biosynthetic process and pathogenesis, more) gives MLAVTDNLLRIVNFVFMVICIGLISDLIATRDRHSSRVNYCMFAAAYGIATDSLYGVFANFFEILAWPLILFTLDFLNFAFMLTAGCVLAVGIRAHSCNNAHYRENNKIIQGSERRCRESQAAVAFFFFSMAIFLAKMIMSLLNIFSNGAFGTKFIRRRRNNAEVGVPSVSQV, from the coding sequence atgCTAGCTGTTACTGACAACCTATTACGTATAGTAAACTTCGTGTTTATGGTCATCTGTATTGGTCTAATCTCTGACCTAATCGCTACTAGAGACCGTCACTCCTCCCGTGTCAACTACTGTATGTTCGCTGCCGCTTATGGTATTGCTACAGACTCCCTATACGGTGTGTTCGCTAACTTCTTCGAAATCTTGGCATGGCCTTTGATTTTGTTCACATTGGACTTCTTGAACTTCGCTTTCATGTTGACCGCTGGTTGTGTCTTGGCAGTCGGTATCAGAGCTCACAGCTGTAACAACGCCCACTACAGGGAAAACAACAAGATTATCCAAGGCTCCGAGAGAAGATGCCGTGAATCCCAAGCCGCTGTcgctttcttcttcttctccatgGCCATCTTCTTGGCTAAGATGATCATGTCTCTATTGAACATCTTCTCCAACGGTGCTTTCGGTACTAAGTTCatcagaagaagaagaaacaacGCTGAAGTCGGTGTCCCATCCGTCTCTCAAGTTTAA
- the SUE1 gene encoding Sue1p (CAGL0L08426g~Ortholog(s) have role in protein catabolic process and mitochondrial envelope localization) — MKRVNEIFRKLPKVPMTRYLENRLLSEDMLYNGYRPILYPMRENPLLCHSNVRETHYYGESSNELQKKDEEPVNELLYGPEGRGGISTMGVRRMADPSKVKLGLSYSIMGMEYYPEWEKVPRDVVKRIKPYEVMKVKKNV; from the coding sequence ATGAAACGTGTTAATGAGATATTTAGGAAACTGCCAAAGGTGCCCATGACGAGGTACTTGGAGAACCGGTTGTTGAGCGAGGACATGTTATACAACGGGTACAGGCCGATTCTGTACCCTATGAGGGAGAATCCGCTGTTGTGCCACAGCAATGTGCGGGAGACGCATTACTATGGGGAGAGCAGCAATGAGTTGCAGAAGAAAGATGAGGAGCCCGTGAACGAGTTGCTGTATGGGCCCGAAGGCCGCGGTGGTATATCCACCATGGGTGTACGACGTATGGCTGATCCCAGTAAAGTCAAGCTGGGTTTGTCATATAGCATTATGGGGATGGAGTATTACCCCGAGTGGGAGAAAGTGCCACGGGATGTGGTGAAACGGATAAAGCCATATGAAGTTatgaaagtgaaaaagAATGTGTAA
- a CDS encoding uncharacterized protein (CAGL0L08536g~Protein of unknown function): MKIPYRYLRFLKHTPIRGGTQLDLIEMSTVELLVFTMLSRVVNISIVRFSKNWSNRVRTGFTSLAAPIARIYT; the protein is encoded by the coding sequence ATGAAAATCCCATACAGATATCTCAGATTCCTGAAGCACACACCGATAAGAGGCGGAACCCAGCTAGATTTGATTGAAATGAGCACAGTGGAACTACTAGTTTTTACAATGTTGTCTCGAGTAGTCAATATTTCCATCGTTCGCTTCTCTAAGAATTGGAGCAACCGTGTTAGAACTGGATTTACATCTCTAGCTGCACCTATCGCTCGCATTTATACGTAG
- the REV7 gene encoding Rev7p (CAGL0L08316g~Ortholog(s) have DNA-directed DNA polymerase activity, role in error-free translesion synthesis, error-prone translesion synthesis and mitochondrion, nuclear chromatin, zeta DNA polymerase complex localization) → MNYFIEKWIRVYLKCFINLILCHRNVYPKSSFTYTTYQGFNLPQYLPITRHHGLNSYIEEFISDLLGKLDHVYHLSLFVISKHNGWAIERYVLDFGQFQHGQPVDKDIVLKEGEVYDEFRSSLNSLITYLEKQTPIRDDTVTFEFVIDTIEMALGRKFGIDMDPKTSKSQVVDFERDTNWIRYHEDQNVPDGKEHSGAYKPKLKVTALIGCDWGPICIQQYNERLIVPNKGLSQVYYDDDQTNNFELTLGSLQ, encoded by the coding sequence ATGAATTATTTTATAGAAAAATGGATTAGAGTATACTTGAAATGCTTTATCAATTTGATATTGTGTCATAGAAATGTATATCCGAAATCATCATTCACTTACACTACATATCAAGGGTTTAACCTTCCTCAGTATCTGCCAATTACTAGACATCATGGATTAAATTCTTACATAGAGGAATTCATTTCGGATTTGCTAGGAAAGCTGGATCACGTTTATCATTTAAGTTTATTTGTAATTTCAAAGCATAATGGTTGGGCCATAGAACGCTATGTTTTGGATTTTGGCCAGTTTCAGCACGGCCAACCAGTTGATAAAGATATTGTGCTTAAGGAGGGAGAAGTTTATGACGAGTTTCGATCTAGTTTGAACAGTTTAATAACATACTTAGAGAAACAAACACCAATACGTGATGATACTGTAACATTTGAGTTTGTAATTGATACGATAGAAATGGCATTGGGTAGAAAATTTGGTATTGATATGGATCCGAAAACGTCAAAGTCTCAGGTAGTTGATTTTGAGAGGGATACTAACTGGATAAGGTATCATGAGGATCAGAATGTTCCAGACGGCAAGGAACATAGTGGCGCCTATAAACCAAAATTAAAGGTAACTGCCTTGATTGGGTGCGACTGGGGCCCTATATGTATCCAACAATATAACGAAAGACTGATAGTTCCAAATAAGGGCTTGAGTCAAGTATATTATGATGACGACCAAACA